GGGGAAGCCGCGCGATTTTAGAAGAACTTCCTTATGAGGCCAAGCCTGGAACATATATGGCAGGGGTATATGATAAGGTTGGTTCGCAGGTTTCGGAGTTGGTAAATCTGCCTAATCCATTTAATTTTAAGATTACTGCTGATGGCGAAAAATTAGGTGTTATGACCATGGATGCTCTCCAACACAGAAGAATCTTAAACCTTAGGTCTGGGATTTTATCCCGCTATACTGTTTTTCAAGATAGTAAAAAAAGGAAATATGACTACCAAAGTTTACGTTTTATCTCTATGCACGATAAAAATATCGGCGTATTGCAGGTCTCCTTTACGCCCTTAGATCATCAGATCAAGATATCGATTGAGACAGGAATTGATATTTCCGTGTATAACTCAGGTACGGCTACTGAAGGGCGCAAAAGACATTTCCGCGTTAAAGAATTAGGCCAATTCAATAAAGAAGGATATCTTATAGTTGAGACGTTCGGAAAGTTACATAAGCTAATTTTCCGAAGTGGATTTTATTACAGGATAGGAGGTAGAAAGACAGTCGCAAAAGACAATGTTTTCGAATTAAAAGTTGCCAAAAATCAAACTGTAATCTTTACAAAGATATTTTATATAGACTACATCTCTCAATCCGAGAATTTAAATGGTTTTAAGAAAATATCAGAAAAAAAATTCAGGAGGGCATTTAAAGGAGGTTTCAATTATTTATTAAAGAAGCATATTTTTGCTTGGGAAAATTTATGGAAACAAGCAGAGGTCTCCATCTGGGGTGACCCGGAGATAGAAAAGAACTTCCGTTTTAATATCTATCATATGCTTATCTGCGCCCCTTGTGATGGTGGAAATTCTAGCATCGGCGCAAAGGCCTTAACCGGTGAAGGATATCGGGGCCATATATTCTGGGACACTGAAATTTTCCTCCTGCCATTTTATCTCTATACTTTACCAGAGGCGGCACGTAATATATTGCTTTATAGGTATAAAAGATTAGATGCTGCTAGAGACAGAGCCAAGAGTTTCGGTTTTAAAGGAGCCATGTTTCCTTGGGAATCGGCTGGATTAGGGATTGAAGAGACCCCGGACCGAGCTAAGGATCTAGATGGAAAGATTATTAAAATCCATACTGGTCAGATGGAACAGCATATCACTGCGGATATCGCCTACGCCTTTTACCACTATTATAACGTAACACAGGATGAGAAATTTATGTACGATTATGGTTATGAGGTAATATTTGAGACCGCCAGATTCTGGGCCAGCCGTGTGGAATATAACAAGAGAAAGAAGATATACGAGATAAAGCATGTTATTGGTCCTAATGAATTCCAAATAGATGTCAACAATAATGCCTTTACAAATATGATGGCAAAGTGGAATTTACTCAAAGCTTATAAACTATTTCAACAGTTAAAGCAAAATGATTTAAAATTGTTGAGGAAACTAAATACAGAAATCGAACTTACCAATAAAGAGACAAAAGAATGGAAGAAGATCGCAGCCAAGATTGGCATTAATAAAAATAAAAACAGTATTATTGAACAATTTGATGGTTATTTCAGAAAAAAATACATTAAGATAACGCAATGGGATGAGAACTCTCTGCCTATTGTATCAGCTAGACTATCGCCTCGCGAATATGCCCGCACCCAGTTTGTTAAACAGGCGGATGTAGTTATGCTTCTTTATCTTCTTGCCGATGTTTTCAACCTAAGAACTAAAAAGAAAAATTATGAATATTATCTTAGCCGTACGCTGCATAATTCTTCTCTGAGCCTACCCATATATGCAATTGTGGCTATTGATCTTGGAGACCGGGAGCGTGCCTATCGTTTCTTCCGCACTGCAATTCATACTGACATCAGCAATATTCATAATAATACTGACCATGGCATTCATGCTGCTGGGATCGGTGGTACCTGGCAGATTTTGGTAAGTGGATTTGCAGGGGTGAGAATAGAGAAAGAAATTCTTTCTATTAATCCTAAACTACCACATTCCTGGCGGAAGGTTATTTTTTCTTTATATTGGCGCGGGAAGCTTCTTAAATTAGAAATTAAAAATAATAAGATAACCATTCAGGTCTCGGGAAATAAAAAAAGAATTAAGATAAGGGTATTTGGTATTTTGCATGAAATCCGCGGTGATAAAACCTTTAATTTTAAAAGAAAAGAATTGGCAAAAAAGAAAGAGGCCAGCTATCTTTAGATCAAAGGAGCCAGATCAATGGCAAAGAAACGTCTAACTATTTCACATTTGCATTGGGGATTTCCGCCTGTAGTCGGTGGCGTTGAGACTCATCTGACAATACTCTTGCCTACTTTTGTGAAGATGGGACACAAGGTTCATTTACTTACGGGTGCTTTTGAAGGGGCAAAGGCAGAGGATAATTATAAGGGAGTGAGTGTACTGCGTCAACCAATTATGGATTTGAACTGGCTTACCAGACGAGGAACGCATGGCTTATTTGAGGAGGTAAGGAGCGTTTTAAATAAGTTTGTAGATAAAACTAAACCAGATTGTCTCCATGTCCACAATATGCACTATTTTAGTAAAATTCATGCTAATGCACTTCAAGCAGTATCGATAAAAAAGGGCATCCCTTTGTTTTTGACAGCCCATAATGTCTGGGATGACAACCTTTTTCTGGATCTCATGAAGAATATTAAATGGACTCATGTTATTGCGGTTAGTCATTTTATAAAGAGGGAGATTATTGGAATAGGATATCCCCATAACAAGGTCACTGTTATCCACCATGGTATTGATCATAATATCTATTCCCCTAAAGTAAATCCAAAGGTGGTTTTTAAAAAATATCCAATATTGAAAGGAAAAAAAGTAATATTTCATCCAGCGCGAATGGGTTTGGCCAAAGGCTGTGATGTAACTATAAAAGCTATGCGAATAATTAAAGAAAGATTCCCCGAATCTTTTCTGATTCTCGCTGGAACAAAAAATATTATTGACTGGAGCCAGAGCCAACAAAAAGATATTGCTTACATGGTTAGTCTGGTTAAGTTTTTAAGACTGAAAGACAATGTTTTAATGGATTGTTTTGCCTTAGAGGATATGCCTAAACTTTATGCTGCTAGCTGTGCCTGTGTGTATCCTTCTACCGCATCTGAGCCATTTGGATTAACAATGCTTGAGTCGCTTGCCTCGGGAAAACCTATGGTCGTTACCGAAACCGGAGGCATGCCAGAGATTATCAAGGACAGTATTAATGGCTTTGTTATTCCCATAAAGGACTTCGAATCTCTGGCTTCGCGAGTAATTCAATTGTTAGCTAACAAAAATTTGAGAGAGAGATTAGGTTATACTGGTCGGCAAATGGTGGAACAACAA
This window of the Candidatus Omnitrophota bacterium genome carries:
- a CDS encoding glycoside hydrolase family 65 protein → MKDYYSKYSGAYSWQIKEEGWVKSLQGVREVQLALGNGYWGSRAILEELPYEAKPGTYMAGVYDKVGSQVSELVNLPNPFNFKITADGEKLGVMTMDALQHRRILNLRSGILSRYTVFQDSKKRKYDYQSLRFISMHDKNIGVLQVSFTPLDHQIKISIETGIDISVYNSGTATEGRKRHFRVKELGQFNKEGYLIVETFGKLHKLIFRSGFYYRIGGRKTVAKDNVFELKVAKNQTVIFTKIFYIDYISQSENLNGFKKISEKKFRRAFKGGFNYLLKKHIFAWENLWKQAEVSIWGDPEIEKNFRFNIYHMLICAPCDGGNSSIGAKALTGEGYRGHIFWDTEIFLLPFYLYTLPEAARNILLYRYKRLDAARDRAKSFGFKGAMFPWESAGLGIEETPDRAKDLDGKIIKIHTGQMEQHITADIAYAFYHYYNVTQDEKFMYDYGYEVIFETARFWASRVEYNKRKKIYEIKHVIGPNEFQIDVNNNAFTNMMAKWNLLKAYKLFQQLKQNDLKLLRKLNTEIELTNKETKEWKKIAAKIGINKNKNSIIEQFDGYFRKKYIKITQWDENSLPIVSARLSPREYARTQFVKQADVVMLLYLLADVFNLRTKKKNYEYYLSRTLHNSSLSLPIYAIVAIDLGDRERAYRFFRTAIHTDISNIHNNTDHGIHAAGIGGTWQILVSGFAGVRIEKEILSINPKLPHSWRKVIFSLYWRGKLLKLEIKNNKITIQVSGNKKRIKIRVFGILHEIRGDKTFNFKRKELAKKKEASYL
- a CDS encoding glycosyltransferase family 4 protein; this encodes MAKKRLTISHLHWGFPPVVGGVETHLTILLPTFVKMGHKVHLLTGAFEGAKAEDNYKGVSVLRQPIMDLNWLTRRGTHGLFEEVRSVLNKFVDKTKPDCLHVHNMHYFSKIHANALQAVSIKKGIPLFLTAHNVWDDNLFLDLMKNIKWTHVIAVSHFIKREIIGIGYPHNKVTVIHHGIDHNIYSPKVNPKVVFKKYPILKGKKVIFHPARMGLAKGCDVTIKAMRIIKERFPESFLILAGTKNIIDWSQSQQKDIAYMVSLVKFLRLKDNVLMDCFALEDMPKLYAASCACVYPSTASEPFGLTMLESLASGKPMVVTETGGMPEIIKDSINGFVIPIKDFESLASRVIQLLANKNLRERLGYTGRQMVEQQFTAEIVAKNTLRLYRGFCKK